One Luteimonas sp. MC1825 DNA segment encodes these proteins:
- a CDS encoding DUF4398 domain-containing protein — translation MLVLGACASLPPPTAELTTAQQAVSRADAADAQQYAPEELERARTALSRAQSAMAAGQERDARVLAQLAAASADLAKARSEQAQTASALAQRRSEVAGLRQRLGMEGTP, via the coding sequence GTGCTCGTACTCGGGGCCTGCGCGAGCCTGCCACCACCCACGGCCGAACTCACCACCGCGCAACAGGCGGTCTCGCGCGCCGATGCCGCCGATGCCCAGCAGTACGCGCCGGAGGAGCTCGAGCGCGCACGCACCGCGCTGAGCCGCGCCCAGTCGGCGATGGCGGCCGGCCAGGAGCGTGACGCTCGCGTGCTGGCGCAGCTGGCGGCGGCTTCGGCCGACCTCGCCAAGGCCCGCAGCGAGCAGGCGCAGACCGCATCCGCGCTTGCACAGCGCCGCAGCGAGGTGGCCGGCCTGCGCCAGCGCCTCGGCATGGAGGGCACGCCATGA